One region of Paralichthys olivaceus isolate ysfri-2021 chromosome 12, ASM2471397v2, whole genome shotgun sequence genomic DNA includes:
- the afg1la gene encoding AFG1 like ATPase a isoform X1 — protein sequence MAALAPLCVGMSPSALLGFRRLLTERYFSGRPLTCLTRICGRGYSVKARQEVEEEVGAGATGGFCGPMDHYSGLIRDGTLREDEHQRAVLQRLDELHKTLRGYSNTPTSIFSKFFTKPKPPKGYYIFGDVGTGKTMVMDMFYSYVETEKKKRVHFHGFMLDVHKRIHRLKQSMPKRKAGKMAKSYDPIAPVAEEISEEACVLCFDEFQVTDIADAMILKQLFENLFLNGVVVVATSNRPPEDLYKNGLQRVNFVPFIAVLQKYCQTLRLDSGIDYRKRNRPSAGKLYFLSSEPDVEATLDKMFDELAFKQNDITRPRVMNVHNRKVRLDKACGTIADCTFEELCDRPLGASDYLEMSRLFDTIFIRHIPLLTLNKKTQARRLITLVDALYDHKVRVVILADHPLEDIFVHDGDRGHDESHILMDDLGLKRDEASSLSIFSGEEERFAFQRTVSRLTEMQTEEYWLEGDRSTKSQV from the exons ATGGCGGCCCTCGCACCGCTGTGTGTGGGGATGTCACCCTCAGCCCTCCTGGGCTTCAGGCGTCTGTTGACGGAGCGATATTTCTCCGGGAGGCCGCTGACATGTTTGACGCGGATCTGCGGACGAG GTTACTCCGTCAAAGCCcggcaggaggtggaggaggaggtcggTGCGGGCGCCACCGGGGGCTTCTGCGGACCTATGGATCACTACAGCGGGCTGATCAGAGACGGGACGCTGCGGGAGGACGAGCACCAGAGAGCGGTGCTGCAGAGACTGGACGAGCTGCACAAAACCCTGCGAGGATACAGCAACACTCCCACATCCATCTTCTCCAAG TTTTTCACAAAACCTAAACCTCCAAAAGGCTACTACATCTTTGGTGACGTTG GCACAGGAAAAACAATGGTCATggacatgttttattcatatgtgGAGACTGAAAAGAAGAAGCGGGTTCATTTCCACGGCTTTATGTTGGATGTGCATAAAA GGATCCATCGGTTAAAGCAGAGTATGCCAAAGAGGAAAGCAGGTAAAATGGCCAAATCCTATGACCCAATTGCTCCAGTTGCTGAGGAGATCAGTGAGGAGGCTTGTGTTTTGTGCTTCGACGAGTTTCAG GTCACTGATATCGCTGATGCCATGATTCTCAAGCAGCTTTTTGAGAATCTGTTTCTGAACGGAGTTGTTGTAGTGGCCACTTCTAATCGTCCTCCTGAAG ATTTGTATAAAAATGGGCTGCAGAGAGTCAACTTTGTGCCTTTTATTGCCGTGTTGCAG AAATATTGCCAAACTCTTCGGCTGGATTCTGGGATCGATTACCGCAAAAGGAACAGACCCTCCGCTGGAAAACTCTACTTCCT CTCAAGTGAACCTGACGTAGAAGCGACTCTAGACAAGATGTTCGATGAGCTGGCTTTCAAGCAGAATGACA TTACACGACCAAGAGTTATGAACGTTCACAACAGAAAAGTGCGCCTGGACAAAGCTTGTGGGACCATTGCAGACTGTACGTTTGAGGAGCTCTGTGATAGA CCTTTAGGGGCCAGTGATTACCTTGAGATGTCCAGGCTGTTCGACACCATCTTTATCCGTCACATTCCTCTGCTCACGCTCAACAAAAAAACTCAAGCCAGGCGGCTCATTACACTCGTGGACGCTCTTTATGACCACAAG GTGCGGGTGGTAATTCTTGCGGACCACCCTCTGGAGGACATTTTTGTGCACGACGGGGATCGCGGCCACGACGAGAGCCACATTCTCATGGACGATCTGGGGCTGAAAAGG GACGAGGCCAGCAGTCTGTCCATCTTCagcggagaggaggagagatttgCCTTCCAGAGGACGGTGTCTCGACTCACAGAGATGCAGACAGAAGAATATTGGCTGGAAGGGGACAGAAGCACAAAATCGCAGGTTTAA
- the LOC109636440 gene encoding sex comb on midleg-like protein 4 isoform X2 — MSVPAATAQKSDGNNSEMQSAAVAPSFLPSQSGKIPGRKRGRPPLRNVAKMDFPNRYPESLPPLKVPKKRGRKPGFKLKPRMVMTPLAISPPSSTPEPDMSSIPQDAATIPHSATPQVLTVCIYINKQANTGPNLDRKKIQQLPDHFGPDRPSVVLQQAVQGCIDSAFQQKTVFTLLTQGYGGEKISATFDGKQHLLSLPVVNSIDYVLRFLKKLCRSLHCENLFSDQPITQHSGRSYQSDAETSMADDYHLDQSDGKRYSLDPGDSAFSSISSSYSPKSSYGFRSSQQFSNGSASMSMCRQSSTSPSTFPESNRTGGYNASSESQESKAPPNKDPTTWSVEDVVWFIRDADPQALGPHADVFRKHEIDGNALLLLKSDMIMKYLGLKLGPALKLCYHIDKLKQTKF; from the exons ATGAGTGTACCTGCAGCAACGGCACAGAAATCAGACGGCAACAACAGTGAAATGCAATCAGCTGCAGTGgctccctctttcctccccaGCCAGTCGGGGAAGATACCGggcaggaagagagggagaccCCCACTCCGCAATGTCGCCAAGATGGATTTTCCCAACCGTTACCCAGAATCGCTGCCTCCGCTCAAAGTGCCaaagaagagggggagaaagcCGGGCTTCAAG CTCAAACCCAGGATGGTGATGACACCGTTGGCTATTTCTCCACCCAGTAGCACCCCAGAGCCAGATATGAGCTCCATCCCTCAGGATGCAGCCACCATCCCTCACTCTGCCACGCCCCAGGTGCTCACAG TGTGTATCTACATCAACAAGCAGGCCAACACGGGCCCCAACCTGGACAGGAAGAAGATCCAGCAGCTCCCCGATCACTTTGGTCCCGACAGGCCCTCGGTGGTTCTGCAGCAGGCCGTCCAGGGCTGCATCGACAGCGCCTTCCAGCAGAAAACAGTGTTCACTCTCCTCACACAAGGCTACGGGGGAGAAAAAATATCAG CCACGTTTGACGGGAAGCAGCACCTTCTGAGCCTCCCTGTGGTGAACAGTATTGACTATGTGCTTCGTTTTCTGAAGAAACTCTGTCGCAGCTTGCACTGTGAGAACCTCTTCAGTGATCAGCCCATTACCCAGCACAGTGGCCGCTCCTACCAGTCAGATG CTGAGACATCCATGGCCGATGACTACCACTTAGACCAGTCAGACGGCAAACGCTACTCCTTGGACCCTGGCGATTCTGCTTTCAGCTCCATAAGCTCATCCTACTCGCCAAAGTCCTCCTACGGGTTCCGTTCATCACAGCAGTTCTCCAACGGCTCAGCCTCCATGAGCATGTGCAGGCAGTCGTCAACCAGCCCAAGCACGTTCCCAGAGAGCAACAGGACAG GAGGATATAATGCATCTTCAGAGTCCCAGGAGTCCAAAGCTCCGCCCAATAAGGATCCAACCACCTGGTCTGTGGAAGATGTTGTCTGGTTCATCAGAGACGCAGACCCACAGGCTCTTGGCCCTCATGCGGACGTCTTTAGAAAACAT gagATTGATGGAAACGCGTTGTTACTCCTAAAGAGCGACATGATCATGAAGTACCTCGGACTGAAGCTGGGGCCGGCCTTGAAGCTTTGCTACCACATCGACAAACTAAAGCAGACGAAGTTCTGA
- the LOC109636440 gene encoding sex comb on midleg-like protein 4 isoform X1, producing the protein MLQMSVPAATAQKSDGNNSEMQSAAVAPSFLPSQSGKIPGRKRGRPPLRNVAKMDFPNRYPESLPPLKVPKKRGRKPGFKLKPRMVMTPLAISPPSSTPEPDMSSIPQDAATIPHSATPQVLTVCIYINKQANTGPNLDRKKIQQLPDHFGPDRPSVVLQQAVQGCIDSAFQQKTVFTLLTQGYGGEKISATFDGKQHLLSLPVVNSIDYVLRFLKKLCRSLHCENLFSDQPITQHSGRSYQSDAETSMADDYHLDQSDGKRYSLDPGDSAFSSISSSYSPKSSYGFRSSQQFSNGSASMSMCRQSSTSPSTFPESNRTGGYNASSESQESKAPPNKDPTTWSVEDVVWFIRDADPQALGPHADVFRKHEIDGNALLLLKSDMIMKYLGLKLGPALKLCYHIDKLKQTKF; encoded by the exons ATG CTCCAAATGAGTGTACCTGCAGCAACGGCACAGAAATCAGACGGCAACAACAGTGAAATGCAATCAGCTGCAGTGgctccctctttcctccccaGCCAGTCGGGGAAGATACCGggcaggaagagagggagaccCCCACTCCGCAATGTCGCCAAGATGGATTTTCCCAACCGTTACCCAGAATCGCTGCCTCCGCTCAAAGTGCCaaagaagagggggagaaagcCGGGCTTCAAG CTCAAACCCAGGATGGTGATGACACCGTTGGCTATTTCTCCACCCAGTAGCACCCCAGAGCCAGATATGAGCTCCATCCCTCAGGATGCAGCCACCATCCCTCACTCTGCCACGCCCCAGGTGCTCACAG TGTGTATCTACATCAACAAGCAGGCCAACACGGGCCCCAACCTGGACAGGAAGAAGATCCAGCAGCTCCCCGATCACTTTGGTCCCGACAGGCCCTCGGTGGTTCTGCAGCAGGCCGTCCAGGGCTGCATCGACAGCGCCTTCCAGCAGAAAACAGTGTTCACTCTCCTCACACAAGGCTACGGGGGAGAAAAAATATCAG CCACGTTTGACGGGAAGCAGCACCTTCTGAGCCTCCCTGTGGTGAACAGTATTGACTATGTGCTTCGTTTTCTGAAGAAACTCTGTCGCAGCTTGCACTGTGAGAACCTCTTCAGTGATCAGCCCATTACCCAGCACAGTGGCCGCTCCTACCAGTCAGATG CTGAGACATCCATGGCCGATGACTACCACTTAGACCAGTCAGACGGCAAACGCTACTCCTTGGACCCTGGCGATTCTGCTTTCAGCTCCATAAGCTCATCCTACTCGCCAAAGTCCTCCTACGGGTTCCGTTCATCACAGCAGTTCTCCAACGGCTCAGCCTCCATGAGCATGTGCAGGCAGTCGTCAACCAGCCCAAGCACGTTCCCAGAGAGCAACAGGACAG GAGGATATAATGCATCTTCAGAGTCCCAGGAGTCCAAAGCTCCGCCCAATAAGGATCCAACCACCTGGTCTGTGGAAGATGTTGTCTGGTTCATCAGAGACGCAGACCCACAGGCTCTTGGCCCTCATGCGGACGTCTTTAGAAAACAT gagATTGATGGAAACGCGTTGTTACTCCTAAAGAGCGACATGATCATGAAGTACCTCGGACTGAAGCTGGGGCCGGCCTTGAAGCTTTGCTACCACATCGACAAACTAAAGCAGACGAAGTTCTGA
- the afg1la gene encoding AFG1 like ATPase a isoform X2 translates to MDHYSGLIRDGTLREDEHQRAVLQRLDELHKTLRGYSNTPTSIFSKFFTKPKPPKGYYIFGDVGTGKTMVMDMFYSYVETEKKKRVHFHGFMLDVHKRIHRLKQSMPKRKAGKMAKSYDPIAPVAEEISEEACVLCFDEFQVTDIADAMILKQLFENLFLNGVVVVATSNRPPEDLYKNGLQRVNFVPFIAVLQKYCQTLRLDSGIDYRKRNRPSAGKLYFLSSEPDVEATLDKMFDELAFKQNDITRPRVMNVHNRKVRLDKACGTIADCTFEELCDRPLGASDYLEMSRLFDTIFIRHIPLLTLNKKTQARRLITLVDALYDHKVRVVILADHPLEDIFVHDGDRGHDESHILMDDLGLKRDEASSLSIFSGEEERFAFQRTVSRLTEMQTEEYWLEGDRSTKSQV, encoded by the exons ATGGATCACTACAGCGGGCTGATCAGAGACGGGACGCTGCGGGAGGACGAGCACCAGAGAGCGGTGCTGCAGAGACTGGACGAGCTGCACAAAACCCTGCGAGGATACAGCAACACTCCCACATCCATCTTCTCCAAG TTTTTCACAAAACCTAAACCTCCAAAAGGCTACTACATCTTTGGTGACGTTG GCACAGGAAAAACAATGGTCATggacatgttttattcatatgtgGAGACTGAAAAGAAGAAGCGGGTTCATTTCCACGGCTTTATGTTGGATGTGCATAAAA GGATCCATCGGTTAAAGCAGAGTATGCCAAAGAGGAAAGCAGGTAAAATGGCCAAATCCTATGACCCAATTGCTCCAGTTGCTGAGGAGATCAGTGAGGAGGCTTGTGTTTTGTGCTTCGACGAGTTTCAG GTCACTGATATCGCTGATGCCATGATTCTCAAGCAGCTTTTTGAGAATCTGTTTCTGAACGGAGTTGTTGTAGTGGCCACTTCTAATCGTCCTCCTGAAG ATTTGTATAAAAATGGGCTGCAGAGAGTCAACTTTGTGCCTTTTATTGCCGTGTTGCAG AAATATTGCCAAACTCTTCGGCTGGATTCTGGGATCGATTACCGCAAAAGGAACAGACCCTCCGCTGGAAAACTCTACTTCCT CTCAAGTGAACCTGACGTAGAAGCGACTCTAGACAAGATGTTCGATGAGCTGGCTTTCAAGCAGAATGACA TTACACGACCAAGAGTTATGAACGTTCACAACAGAAAAGTGCGCCTGGACAAAGCTTGTGGGACCATTGCAGACTGTACGTTTGAGGAGCTCTGTGATAGA CCTTTAGGGGCCAGTGATTACCTTGAGATGTCCAGGCTGTTCGACACCATCTTTATCCGTCACATTCCTCTGCTCACGCTCAACAAAAAAACTCAAGCCAGGCGGCTCATTACACTCGTGGACGCTCTTTATGACCACAAG GTGCGGGTGGTAATTCTTGCGGACCACCCTCTGGAGGACATTTTTGTGCACGACGGGGATCGCGGCCACGACGAGAGCCACATTCTCATGGACGATCTGGGGCTGAAAAGG GACGAGGCCAGCAGTCTGTCCATCTTCagcggagaggaggagagatttgCCTTCCAGAGGACGGTGTCTCGACTCACAGAGATGCAGACAGAAGAATATTGGCTGGAAGGGGACAGAAGCACAAAATCGCAGGTTTAA